A DNA window from Ranitomeya imitator isolate aRanImi1 chromosome 2, aRanImi1.pri, whole genome shotgun sequence contains the following coding sequences:
- the LOC138666206 gene encoding octapeptide-repeat protein T2-like: MRREQREREERTEGKRGEERTEGKRREQRERGENRGKERGGENRGKEERTEGKRREQREREGRREQRERGENRGKERREQRERGENRGKERGGENRGKEERTEGKRREQGKRRGENRGKGRREQGKRKGENRERGENRGKEKRGENRERGENRGKGRREQRERGGKNRGRGKERTGKEERTGKEERREQREREERTERKRRKEQRGRGKERTGKERREQREREELGEQGKRGEQREREERGG, translated from the coding sequence ATGAGGAGAGAACAGAGGgaaagagaggagagaacagaggGAAAGAGAGGGGAGGAGAGAACAGAGGGAAAGAGGAGAGAACAGAGGGAAAGAGGAGAGAACAGAGGGAAAGAGAGGGGAGGAGAGAACAGAGGGAAAGAGGAGAGAACAGAGGGAAAGAGGAGAGAACAGAGGGAAAGAGAGGGGAGGAGAGAACAGAGGGAAAGAGGAGAGAACAGAgggaaggagaggagagaacagaggGAAAGAGGAGAGAACAGAGGGAAAGAGAGGGGAGGAGAGAACAGAGGGAAAGAGGAGAGAACAGAGGGAAAGAGGAGAGAACAGGGAAAGAGAAGAGGAGAGAACAGAGGGAAAGGGAGGAGAGAACAGGGAAAGAGGAAAGGAGAGAACAGGGAAAGAGGAGAGAACAGAGGGAAAGAGAAGAGAGGGGAGAACAGGGAAAGAGGAGAGAACAGAGGGAAAGGGAGgagagaacagagagaaagaggagGAAAGAACAGGGGGAGAGGAAAGGAGAGAACAGGGAAAGAGGAGAGAACAGGgaaagaggagaggagagaacagaggGAAAGGGAGgagagaacagagagaaagaggagGAAAGAACAGAGGGGGAGAGGAAAGGAGAGAACAGGgaaagagaggagagaacagaggGAAAGAGAAGAGCTGGGAGAACAGGGAAAGAGGGGAGAACAGAGGGAAAGGGAGGAGAGGGGTGGATGA